The Mycolicibacterium flavescens genome has a segment encoding these proteins:
- the apeB gene encoding putative aminopeptidase 2, protein MAASPQSLCEFIDASPSPYHVCETAASRLREAGFRELSEADAWPTHGDFFVVRAGSLIAWRTDGGSRNSPFRIVGAHTDSPNLRVKQHPDRFVAGWRVVALQPYGGAWLNSWLDRDLGISGRLSVRTGSGLVHRLIRIDEPILRVPQLAIHLAEDRKAVELNPQRHVNAVWGADPAGQKGPRSFLEHVAEHAEVAADDVLGADLMTHDLAPSRLVGADRDLVSAPRLDNQVTCYAGLEAFLAAEPSGYSPVLVLFDHEEVGSQSDHGAQSDLLLTVLERLTLSAGGGREDFLRRLPGSMVASGDMAHATHPNYPERHEPGHLIEVNAGPVLKVQPNLRYATDGRTAAAFALACAQAGVPLQRYEHRADLPCGSTVGPMTAARTGIPTVDVGAPQLAMHSAREVMGAGDVTAYAAALTAFLSPR, encoded by the coding sequence ATGGCAGCTAGCCCCCAGAGCCTCTGCGAGTTCATCGACGCGTCGCCGTCGCCGTACCACGTCTGCGAGACGGCTGCGTCGCGCCTGCGCGAGGCCGGCTTTCGCGAACTGTCCGAAGCCGACGCCTGGCCCACCCACGGCGACTTCTTCGTCGTGCGGGCCGGATCGCTGATCGCCTGGCGGACCGACGGGGGTAGCCGTAACTCCCCGTTTCGGATCGTCGGCGCCCACACCGACAGCCCGAACCTTCGGGTCAAACAGCACCCTGACCGGTTCGTCGCCGGCTGGCGGGTGGTCGCGCTGCAGCCTTACGGCGGCGCGTGGCTGAACTCGTGGCTCGACCGCGATCTGGGGATCAGCGGCCGGTTGTCGGTGCGCACCGGCAGTGGACTGGTGCACCGGCTCATCCGGATCGACGAACCGATCCTGCGGGTGCCGCAACTGGCCATCCACCTCGCCGAGGACCGCAAGGCCGTCGAGCTGAACCCGCAGCGCCACGTCAACGCGGTGTGGGGCGCGGACCCTGCAGGCCAGAAGGGACCGAGGTCCTTCCTCGAACACGTGGCCGAGCATGCAGAGGTGGCGGCCGACGACGTGCTGGGCGCCGACCTGATGACCCATGACCTGGCCCCGTCGCGGCTCGTCGGCGCCGACCGCGACCTGGTGAGCGCCCCGCGGCTGGACAACCAGGTGACCTGCTACGCGGGGCTCGAGGCGTTCCTGGCGGCCGAGCCGAGCGGATATTCGCCGGTGCTGGTGCTCTTCGACCACGAGGAGGTCGGCTCGCAGTCCGACCACGGCGCCCAGTCCGACCTGTTGTTGACCGTGCTCGAGCGCCTCACGCTCAGCGCGGGCGGCGGGCGCGAGGACTTCCTGCGGCGCCTGCCCGGCTCGATGGTGGCGTCCGGCGACATGGCGCACGCCACGCACCCGAACTACCCGGAGCGCCACGAACCGGGACACCTGATCGAGGTCAATGCGGGACCGGTGCTCAAGGTGCAGCCGAACCTTCGGTACGCCACCGACGGGCGCACCGCCGCGGCGTTCGCGCTGGCGTGCGCGCAAGCCGGGGTGCCGCTGCAGCGCTACGAACACCGGGCCGACCTGCCGTGCGGGTCGACGGTCGGGCCGATGACCGCGGCGCGCACCGGCATCCCGACCGTCGACGTCGGTGCTCCGCAGCTGGCCATGCATTCCGCTCGGGAGGTGATGGGCGCCGGCGACGTCACCGCCTATGCCGCGGCGTTGACGGCGTTTCTGTCACCGCGGTGA
- a CDS encoding putative oxidoreductase, which yields MADADVIVVGAGLAGLVAACELVERGRRVLIVDQENANNIGGQAYWSFGGLFFVDSPEQRRLGIRDSHELALQDWLGSAGFDRPEDHWPRQWAYAYVDFAAGEKRGWLRERGLQTFPLVGWAERGGYDARGHGNSVPRFHITWGTGPAIVDIFARRLTGRVRYAHRHKVDELIVSNGAVVGVRGTVLEPSDAARGVATSREPVGQFEFRAQAVIVASGGIGGNHDLVRQNWPNRMGRVPEQLLSGVPAHVDGRMIGITEAAGARVINRDRMWHYTEGITNYDPIWPLHGIRILPGPSSLWLDANGNRLPSPLYPGFDTLGTLEHIAQTGQDYTWFILNARIIAKEFALSGQEQNPDLTGRSIRDVLARVRAGAPAPVQAFVDRGVDFVSADSLRGLVSAMNDVPDVLPLDYATVEAEVTARDREVANKFTKDTQIASIRVARNYLGDRVSRVVAPHRLTDPKAGPLIAVKLHILTRKSLGGLETDLDARVLKPDGNVFDGLFAAGEAAGFGGGGVHGYRSLEGTFLGGCVFSGRAAGRAAARDTA from the coding sequence ATGGCAGATGCTGACGTCATCGTCGTCGGAGCCGGGCTGGCGGGTCTGGTGGCGGCCTGCGAGTTGGTCGAGCGCGGCCGGCGCGTACTGATCGTCGACCAGGAGAACGCCAACAACATCGGCGGCCAGGCGTACTGGTCGTTCGGCGGGCTGTTCTTCGTCGACAGCCCGGAGCAGCGGCGGCTGGGTATCCGCGACAGCCACGAGCTGGCGCTTCAAGACTGGCTCGGCTCGGCGGGCTTCGACCGGCCGGAGGACCACTGGCCGCGCCAATGGGCGTACGCCTACGTCGATTTCGCCGCCGGCGAGAAACGCGGCTGGCTGCGCGAACGCGGCCTGCAGACGTTCCCGCTCGTCGGGTGGGCCGAGCGCGGCGGATATGATGCGCGCGGACACGGCAACTCGGTGCCGCGATTCCACATCACCTGGGGCACCGGCCCCGCGATCGTCGACATCTTCGCTCGCCGGCTGACCGGGCGGGTCCGGTACGCGCACCGGCACAAGGTCGACGAGCTCATCGTCTCCAACGGTGCCGTCGTCGGCGTTCGCGGAACGGTGCTCGAACCCTCCGACGCGGCGCGCGGCGTGGCCACCTCGCGAGAACCGGTTGGACAGTTCGAATTTCGCGCCCAGGCGGTGATCGTTGCCAGTGGCGGTATCGGGGGCAACCACGACCTGGTGCGGCAGAACTGGCCCAACCGGATGGGCCGCGTGCCCGAACAGCTGCTGTCCGGCGTGCCCGCACACGTCGACGGGCGCATGATCGGCATCACCGAAGCGGCGGGGGCGCGGGTGATTAACCGTGACCGCATGTGGCACTACACCGAGGGCATCACGAATTACGACCCGATCTGGCCGCTGCACGGGATCCGCATCCTGCCCGGGCCGTCGTCACTGTGGTTGGACGCCAACGGCAACCGGCTGCCGTCGCCGTTGTATCCCGGCTTCGACACGCTCGGCACGCTCGAACACATCGCGCAGACCGGCCAGGACTACACCTGGTTCATCCTCAACGCCCGCATCATCGCCAAGGAGTTCGCGCTGTCGGGTCAGGAACAGAACCCCGACCTCACCGGCCGCAGCATCCGCGATGTGTTGGCCCGGGTCCGTGCCGGGGCGCCTGCGCCCGTGCAGGCGTTCGTCGACCGTGGCGTCGACTTCGTCAGCGCCGACTCGCTGCGCGGCCTGGTGTCGGCGATGAACGACGTCCCCGATGTGCTGCCGCTGGACTACGCGACCGTCGAGGCCGAGGTCACCGCCCGCGACCGCGAGGTGGCCAACAAATTCACCAAGGACACGCAGATCGCCTCGATCCGCGTGGCACGCAACTACCTCGGCGACCGCGTCAGCCGCGTCGTGGCACCGCACCGGTTGACCGATCCCAAGGCGGGGCCGCTGATCGCGGTGAAGTTGCACATCCTCACGCGAAAGTCGTTGGGCGGATTGGAAACTGATCTCGACGCGCGCGTGCTCAAGCCCGACGGCAACGTGTTCGACGGCCTGTTCGCCGCCGGGGAGGCGGCTGGCTTCGGCGGTGGCGGGGTGCACGGTTATCGGTCGCTGGAGGGCACGTTTCTCGGCGGCTGTGTGTTCTCCGGGCGTGCGGCGGGCCGCGCGGCCGCACGCGACACGGCCTGA
- a CDS encoding putative Zn-dependent hydrolase of beta-lactamase fold protein, with translation MQLTHFGHSCLLANFKSDSGDEATILFDPGVFSHGFEGITGLSAILVTHQHPDHADTERLPALLDANPQAALYADPQTAAQLGDPWRAVNVGDVLTIDHLTVRGVGGKHAVIHPELPVIDNISYLVDDGTHRARLMHPGDALYAPGEPVDVLATPAAAPWMKISEAVDYLREVAPTHAVPIHQGIIDPSARGIFYSRLTEMTDTDFQVLEPEDGTQF, from the coding sequence ATGCAATTGACCCATTTCGGACATTCATGCTTACTGGCCAATTTCAAGAGTGATTCCGGCGACGAAGCGACGATCCTGTTCGACCCCGGCGTCTTTTCGCACGGATTCGAGGGCATCACCGGCCTGTCGGCGATCCTGGTCACCCATCAGCATCCCGACCACGCCGACACCGAGCGGCTGCCGGCCCTGCTCGACGCCAACCCACAGGCCGCCTTGTACGCCGATCCGCAGACCGCCGCGCAACTCGGCGACCCCTGGCGCGCGGTCAACGTCGGCGACGTCCTTACCATCGACCACCTGACCGTGCGGGGCGTCGGCGGCAAGCACGCGGTGATCCACCCGGAGCTGCCGGTCATCGACAACATCTCCTACCTCGTCGACGACGGCACCCATCGCGCCCGGCTCATGCATCCCGGTGACGCCCTGTACGCGCCCGGCGAACCGGTCGACGTGCTCGCCACCCCCGCGGCCGCGCCGTGGATGAAGATCTCCGAAGCGGTCGATTACCTGCGCGAGGTGGCGCCGACGCATGCGGTGCCCATCCATCAGGGAATCATCGATCCGAGCGCCCGCGGGATCTTCTACAGCCGGCTAACCGAGATGACCGACACCGATTTCCAGGTGCTCGAACCCGAGGACGGCACGCAATTCTGA
- a CDS encoding ATPase, with translation MRLLLAVALAAFGVALTVGPVPGPPARAVPGVCPPICDAIPDVAWPTSSALPLASVYRWPGLAGLAVTAPAPRFLFEELCASPPVPADPRDYVVAARAQVTNPAGQWHLRAQVLHWRGDVAHNGPLTRSVLSSAQLRLRTCQLTAPLVSPSITTADPERLAAVISVSGQKVVHQYLLAHPTSGSLVELALWSTLPLQVPWPPMPDAQVLDALAAPLCDAYLGSCR, from the coding sequence GTGCGATTGCTGCTTGCAGTGGCCCTCGCCGCGTTCGGCGTGGCGTTGACGGTCGGCCCTGTGCCCGGCCCACCCGCGCGGGCGGTCCCCGGCGTATGCCCGCCGATCTGCGATGCGATCCCGGATGTGGCATGGCCCACCTCCAGCGCGCTGCCGCTTGCCTCGGTGTACCGGTGGCCGGGGCTGGCCGGGCTGGCGGTCACCGCCCCCGCGCCGCGGTTTCTGTTCGAGGAACTCTGCGCCAGCCCGCCCGTGCCTGCCGACCCGCGCGACTACGTCGTGGCTGCCAGGGCGCAAGTGACCAATCCGGCTGGTCAGTGGCATTTGCGGGCGCAGGTGCTGCACTGGCGCGGGGATGTCGCGCACAACGGGCCCCTCACCCGCTCGGTGCTCAGCTCGGCGCAGTTGCGGCTGCGGACCTGCCAGTTGACGGCGCCTCTGGTGTCGCCGTCGATTACCACCGCCGATCCTGAGCGCCTCGCCGCGGTGATCAGCGTCTCGGGACAGAAGGTGGTGCACCAGTATCTGCTGGCCCATCCCACCAGCGGCAGCCTCGTCGAACTCGCACTGTGGTCGACGCTGCCCCTGCAGGTGCCATGGCCGCCGATGCCCGACGCGCAAGTGCTCGACGCGCTGGCCGCCCCGTTGTGCGACGCGTATCTCGGTTCGTGCCGGTGA
- the lin gene encoding uncharacterized protein, linocin/CFP29 — translation MNNLYRDLAPVTEEAWAEIELEATRTFKRHIAGRRVVDVSEPGGPVKAAISTGHLRDVTPPGDGVVAHLREAKPLVRLRVPFTVSRAAIDDVERGSQDSDWDPVKDAAMKLAFAEDRAIFEGYEAASIEGIRACSSNTALALPDDERDIPDVISQALSELRLSGVDGPYSVLLSAEVYTKVSETTQHGYPIREHLNRLVDGDIIWAPAIDGAFVLSTRGGDFDLQLGTDVSIGYLSHDAGTVQLYLEETLTFLCYTAEASVALTP, via the coding sequence ATGAACAACCTGTACCGCGACCTTGCGCCGGTCACCGAGGAGGCCTGGGCCGAGATCGAGCTCGAGGCGACACGAACATTCAAGCGCCACATCGCCGGTCGTCGTGTGGTGGACGTCAGCGAGCCGGGTGGGCCCGTCAAGGCAGCGATCAGCACCGGCCACCTGCGTGACGTGACGCCTCCGGGCGACGGCGTGGTCGCGCACCTGCGGGAGGCCAAACCGCTGGTGCGACTGCGCGTGCCGTTCACGGTGTCGCGCGCCGCGATCGACGATGTCGAGCGCGGTTCGCAGGACTCGGACTGGGATCCGGTCAAGGACGCGGCCATGAAACTGGCGTTCGCCGAGGACCGGGCGATCTTCGAGGGCTATGAAGCGGCGTCGATCGAAGGCATCCGGGCGTGCAGTTCCAACACCGCGCTCGCGCTGCCCGACGACGAGCGCGATATCCCCGACGTCATCTCCCAGGCGCTTTCCGAGTTGCGGCTCTCCGGTGTGGACGGGCCGTATTCGGTACTGCTGTCGGCAGAGGTGTACACGAAGGTCAGCGAAACCACGCAGCACGGCTATCCGATCCGCGAGCACCTCAACCGGCTGGTCGACGGCGATATCATCTGGGCGCCCGCCATCGATGGCGCGTTCGTGTTGTCAACGCGTGGAGGCGATTTCGACCTGCAGCTGGGCACCGACGTGTCGATCGGCTACCTGTCGCACGACGCGGGAACCGTGCAGTTGTATCTGGAGGAGACGCTGACGTTCCTGTGCTACACCGCCGAGGCCTCGGTGGCCCTGACCCCGTGA
- the yfeX gene encoding Dyp-type peroxidase, giving the protein MPEIQPQPVLEPLTPAAVFLVATIVDGGEATVHDTLPDISGLVRAIGFRDPAKRLSAVTSIGSKAWDRLFTGPRPAELHPFTEIRGDRHHAPATEGDVLFHIRAESMDVCFELATKLVDAMDGAIAIVDETHGFRFFDNRDLMGFVDGTENPDGPLARSATQIGDEDPDFARGCYVHVQKYVHDMAAWNSLSVEDQERVIGRTKLDDIELDDAVKPTDSHVALNVIIDDDGNELKIVRHNMPFGQVGKGEFGTYFIGYSRTPVVTEQMLDNMFLGDPPGNTDRILDFSTALTGGLFFTPSLDFLDDPPPLPNSVGADQDEPAPPVATSAEYEGSLAIGSLKGTR; this is encoded by the coding sequence GTGCCCGAGATCCAGCCCCAACCGGTGCTCGAACCGTTGACGCCTGCGGCCGTCTTCCTGGTGGCGACGATCGTCGACGGTGGGGAGGCAACCGTGCACGACACGTTGCCCGATATCTCGGGGCTGGTGCGGGCCATAGGTTTCCGCGACCCGGCCAAGCGGCTATCGGCGGTCACCTCGATCGGCTCGAAGGCCTGGGACCGGCTGTTCACCGGCCCTCGACCGGCCGAACTGCACCCCTTCACCGAGATCCGCGGCGACCGCCACCACGCCCCGGCCACCGAGGGCGACGTGTTGTTCCATATCCGGGCGGAGTCGATGGACGTCTGCTTCGAGCTGGCCACCAAGCTGGTCGATGCCATGGACGGTGCGATCGCGATCGTCGACGAAACGCACGGCTTCAGGTTCTTCGACAACCGCGACCTGATGGGTTTCGTCGACGGCACCGAGAACCCCGACGGTCCGCTCGCGCGCTCGGCCACCCAGATCGGCGACGAGGACCCCGATTTCGCGCGCGGCTGTTATGTGCACGTGCAGAAGTACGTGCACGACATGGCCGCGTGGAACTCGCTGTCGGTGGAGGACCAGGAGCGGGTGATCGGGCGCACCAAGCTCGACGACATCGAACTCGACGATGCGGTCAAACCGACCGATTCCCATGTCGCGCTCAACGTGATCATCGACGACGACGGCAACGAACTGAAGATCGTGCGGCACAACATGCCGTTCGGACAGGTCGGCAAGGGCGAGTTCGGCACCTACTTCATCGGGTATTCGCGGACGCCGGTCGTCACCGAGCAGATGCTCGACAACATGTTCCTCGGCGACCCGCCCGGCAACACCGATCGCATCCTGGACTTCTCGACCGCGTTGACGGGCGGCTTGTTCTTCACCCCGAGCCTCGACTTCCTCGACGATCCTCCCCCACTGCCCAATTCGGTCGGCGCCGATCAGGACGAACCGGCGCCGCCCGTGGCCACCTCCGCCGAATACGAGGGCTCGCTGGCCATCGGCAGCCTGAAAGGAACCCGCTGA
- the yexA gene encoding phosphoribosylformylglycinamidine synthase subunit PurS, which translates to MPKAEILDPQGQAIVGALGRLGFNGVSDVRQGKRFELEVDDSIDDDTLAEIAESLLANTVIEDWSVSREQS; encoded by the coding sequence ATGCCCAAGGCCGAGATCCTCGACCCGCAGGGGCAGGCGATCGTCGGCGCATTGGGCCGTCTGGGTTTCAACGGCGTCTCAGATGTTCGGCAGGGCAAGCGTTTTGAGCTCGAGGTCGATGACAGCATCGACGACGACACCCTGGCCGAGATCGCGGAATCGCTGCTGGCGAACACCGTGATCGAGGACTGGTCGGTCAGCAGGGAGCAATCATGA
- the purQ gene encoding phosphoribosylformylglycinamidine synthase I, protein MTARVGVITFPGTLDDVDAARAVRLAGAEPVSLWHADADLKSVDAVVVPGGFSYGDYLRAGAIAKFAPVMGEVIRAADGGMPVLGICNGFQVLCESGLLPGALTRNVGLHFVCRDIWLEVASNSSAWTSRYEAGADVLIPLKSGEGRYVASDKVLDELEGEGRVVFRYRDNPNGSQRNIAGISSANGRVVGLMPHPEHATEALTGPSDDGLGLFYSALDGVLSA, encoded by the coding sequence ATGACGGCACGTGTGGGCGTCATCACATTTCCGGGCACCCTCGACGACGTCGACGCCGCACGCGCCGTTCGGTTGGCAGGCGCCGAGCCCGTTTCACTGTGGCATGCCGATGCCGATCTGAAGAGCGTCGACGCCGTGGTGGTGCCCGGCGGGTTCTCCTACGGGGACTATCTGCGCGCCGGAGCGATCGCGAAGTTCGCACCGGTGATGGGCGAGGTCATCCGGGCTGCCGATGGCGGCATGCCGGTTCTGGGGATCTGCAACGGTTTTCAGGTGCTGTGCGAGTCCGGCCTGTTGCCGGGCGCGTTGACCCGCAACGTCGGGCTGCACTTTGTCTGCCGCGACATCTGGTTGGAAGTGGCGTCAAACTCCTCGGCGTGGACATCGCGGTACGAGGCCGGCGCCGACGTGCTGATTCCGCTGAAGTCCGGCGAGGGCCGGTACGTGGCCAGCGACAAGGTGCTCGACGAGCTCGAGGGCGAAGGTCGCGTGGTGTTCCGGTACCGCGACAACCCCAACGGCTCACAGCGCAACATCGCAGGCATCAGCTCGGCCAACGGACGCGTCGTGGGCCTGATGCCGCATCCCGAACACGCCACCGAGGCGCTGACCGGACCGTCCGACGACGGGCTGGGCCTTTTCTACAGCGCACTCGACGGCGTCCTCAGCGCGTAG